One genomic region from Reichenbachiella ulvae encodes:
- a CDS encoding M24 family metallopeptidase codes for MNIRYTKVGDLNDQNLKIEGVGYSRQDIIFPMKEFETRLKKVREMIAAKGLDAALITTPENIFYLSGYQTLGYWYFQAMIVPLKQEPFMVLRGLEQPNVDARTYLSHSYVYSDNEEPIDVLRDSFKEEGLVGRKIGVELHSYFLRNTEFTEVKQKIKETEWIDVSGMVEELRMVKSTLEIKKLKNAGIFTHMGMIEGLKEAHIGKTENDIAAGFYHGALDAGGHYMAMPPFVASGPRSYLAHATFMNRTLQPNEFILFEGAGCFERYHAPTMRTIYLGRPEPWYKEVEAILAEALRTTVKSMKPGVTASDVDAVNQSVIQKNTFGGQQTSRSGYSVGTAFAPDWGEGHMISLIKGNETVLKENMVFHVLSYIEIPESKFAKESRFGISDTVFVTPEGGKSVVNLPYEIKFLEEGF; via the coding sequence ATGAATATCAGATACACAAAAGTCGGAGATCTAAACGATCAGAATCTCAAAATTGAAGGAGTAGGTTACAGCCGTCAGGATATCATCTTCCCGATGAAGGAATTTGAGACCCGCCTAAAGAAGGTACGCGAGATGATAGCAGCCAAAGGGCTGGATGCAGCCTTGATCACCACGCCAGAAAACATCTTTTACCTTTCGGGCTATCAGACGCTGGGCTATTGGTATTTTCAGGCGATGATCGTGCCCTTGAAGCAGGAGCCTTTCATGGTGCTGCGTGGGCTGGAGCAGCCCAATGTGGATGCCCGTACCTACCTGTCACATAGCTACGTCTACAGCGACAATGAGGAACCGATTGATGTGCTCAGAGATAGTTTCAAAGAAGAAGGACTGGTCGGCAGGAAGATCGGGGTGGAGCTGCACAGTTACTTTCTGAGGAATACCGAATTCACAGAAGTAAAGCAGAAGATCAAAGAAACTGAATGGATCGATGTATCCGGGATGGTGGAGGAGCTCCGTATGGTCAAGTCCACGCTGGAGATCAAGAAACTGAAGAATGCTGGGATCTTTACCCATATGGGGATGATAGAGGGCTTGAAAGAAGCCCATATCGGTAAAACAGAAAACGACATAGCTGCGGGCTTTTATCATGGCGCACTGGATGCGGGGGGACACTACATGGCCATGCCGCCTTTTGTTGCCTCGGGTCCGCGTTCTTATCTGGCCCATGCGACTTTCATGAACCGTACGCTGCAACCCAACGAATTCATCTTGTTTGAGGGAGCAGGCTGTTTCGAGCGCTACCATGCACCTACGATGCGGACCATCTATCTCGGGCGTCCGGAGCCCTGGTACAAGGAAGTAGAAGCCATCCTGGCCGAGGCACTACGGACGACCGTCAAGTCGATGAAGCCGGGTGTGACCGCTAGTGATGTAGATGCAGTCAATCAATCCGTAATCCAGAAGAATACCTTTGGAGGTCAGCAAACTTCCCGTTCGGGGTATTCTGTCGGTACTGCCTTTGCGCCAGATTGGGGCGAGGGACACATGATCTCGCTGATCAAAGGCAACGAGACGGTGCTGAAGGAGAACATGGTCTTTCACGTGCTCTCCTATATCGAGATTCCTGAGTCTAAGTTCGCCAAGGAGAGTCGCTTTGGTATCTCAGATACGGTATTTGTGACACCCGAAGGAGGAAAGTCCGTGGTGAACCTGCCTTATGAAATTAAGTTTTTGGAGGAGGGGTTTTAA
- a CDS encoding PspC domain-containing protein, whose amino-acid sequence MILGVSDWLSKKLGWNATTIRVAFVIAFLFFGAGLGLYLILWLVKIFSK is encoded by the coding sequence ATGATATTAGGAGTATCCGATTGGTTGAGCAAAAAGCTAGGCTGGAACGCCACCACCATACGTGTCGCATTCGTGATCGCATTCTTATTCTTTGGAGCCGGGCTAGGGCTTTACCTGATCCTTTGGCTGGTCAAGATCTTTTCGAAGTAA
- a CDS encoding aldehyde dehydrogenase family protein: protein MAELKISDGYQCISPGDGQEKAFYPYFTDQDLTRALEEVAEGYQFLSKTSIQERKDMLYSIAAKIEERAGKLAKLVTEEMGKPITQSKAEIQKCADMARYHADQGEEWLKKEVVDTPQLTYEIHQEPLGPVLFISTWNNPFLQATLAIVPQLIIGNSVLAKPAPNAPRCILEMEKIVEELKLPAKIFVPVLTTIPQTEEILKNTDIKGVTFIGSTKAGRRVGSLAGESFKAAVIDAGGSDPMVVLQDADLEEAAKGAVGARFGNTGQSCVAAKRIIVHEAVYDDFMAAFILETKKLKVGDPMDEATTVGPLATHQARDLVKGQIEQSLSQGAELIYGGKVLEGSGAFIEPTILSNVNCDMLPSKEEVFGPVAAVYKVKSLKEAVDYANDTPYGLGASVYTKTPEKIVPLLETGNVAVNTKVATNFPVPFGGIKASGYGVYFGREGVTTFTNSKVVNIPK, encoded by the coding sequence ATGGCAGAATTGAAAATATCAGATGGCTATCAGTGCATATCGCCCGGTGATGGTCAGGAAAAAGCATTTTATCCCTACTTCACAGATCAGGACCTAACCAGGGCCCTGGAGGAAGTAGCAGAGGGCTACCAGTTCCTCTCCAAAACGAGTATTCAAGAAAGAAAGGACATGCTCTATTCGATCGCAGCAAAGATCGAGGAGCGTGCAGGGAAACTGGCTAAGCTGGTGACCGAAGAGATGGGTAAGCCCATCACGCAATCGAAAGCTGAAATCCAGAAATGTGCAGACATGGCTCGCTATCATGCAGATCAGGGAGAGGAATGGCTGAAAAAGGAAGTCGTAGATACACCACAGTTGACCTACGAAATCCATCAGGAGCCACTCGGACCCGTATTGTTCATCTCTACCTGGAACAACCCCTTTCTACAAGCGACGCTGGCGATTGTGCCACAGTTGATCATCGGCAATTCGGTGTTGGCTAAGCCTGCACCCAATGCACCCAGATGTATTTTGGAGATGGAAAAGATCGTAGAAGAGTTGAAACTACCGGCTAAAATCTTTGTCCCGGTACTCACGACCATTCCACAGACCGAAGAGATATTGAAGAATACGGATATCAAAGGGGTGACCTTTATCGGCAGTACAAAGGCCGGACGCAGAGTAGGTAGTCTGGCGGGTGAGTCTTTCAAGGCAGCAGTGATAGATGCCGGAGGTTCTGATCCGATGGTGGTACTGCAAGATGCAGATTTGGAAGAAGCAGCCAAAGGAGCTGTCGGCGCACGCTTTGGCAATACAGGGCAGAGCTGTGTGGCAGCCAAGCGGATTATCGTACATGAAGCAGTTTATGATGATTTTATGGCTGCTTTCATATTGGAAACGAAGAAACTGAAAGTAGGTGATCCGATGGATGAAGCTACGACTGTGGGGCCATTGGCTACACACCAGGCCAGAGATTTGGTCAAAGGCCAGATTGAGCAAAGCTTGTCTCAGGGGGCCGAACTGATCTATGGAGGCAAAGTGTTGGAAGGCAGCGGGGCTTTTATCGAGCCTACCATTTTGAGCAATGTCAATTGTGACATGCTGCCCTCCAAGGAAGAGGTTTTCGGGCCGGTAGCAGCAGTTTACAAGGTCAAATCCCTCAAGGAAGCGGTCGATTATGCCAACGATACGCCTTATGGGTTGGGCGCGAGTGTCTATACAAAGACGCCAGAGAAGATCGTGCCCTTGCTGGAAACAGGCAACGTGGCGGTCAATACCAAGGTCGCCACCAACTTCCCCGTGCCTTTCGGAGGGATCAAGGCTTCTGGTTATGGCGTCTATTTTGGTAGGGAAGGAGTGACCACATTTACGAATTCCAAAGTAGTCAACATACCGAAATAA
- the leuS gene encoding leucine--tRNA ligase, translating into MADYNHSEIEKKWQQYWADNESFKAEVDTSKPKFYALDMFPYPSGAGLHVGHPLGYIASDIISRYKRTKGFNVLHPMGFDAFGLPAEQYAIQTGQHPAVTTEENIARYKEQLKNIGFSFDWSKELQTCNPNYYKWTQWIFIQLFNSWYDYKADKARSIDELIELFAAEGNANIQAACDEDTTQFSAADWQGYSEKEQQEILLQYRLTYLSETTVNWCPELKTVLAQDEIKDGYSERGGHPVVKKKMKQWSMRITAYAERLLQGLEKLEWSEPLKEMQRNWIGKSKGAEMDYAIEGHDEKITVFTTRIDTVCAVTFLVLAPELDLIEKITTDEQRAEVEEYVKVARNKSERDRMANVKQVSGAFTGAYAINPFNGERTPIWIADYVLAGYGTGAVMAVPGGDQRDFDFAKHFDLPILPVYDGMDVSEEADATKEGKIINEGILEGLTFQEATDKAIAFLEEKGIGSGKINYRIRDAIFARQRYWGEPVPIYFKDGIPYPVAESDLPILLPEIDKYLPTEDGDPPLGRAENFTYTPEGESEAYPLELSTMPGWAGSSWYWYRYMDANNDGAFVADEVQKYWKDVDLYIGGTEHATGHLLYSRFWNKFLFDKGLVQEEEPFKKLVNQGMIQGRSNFVYRVKGTNQFVSLNKKDEYETTAMHVDVSLVNNDVLDTEAFKAWRPDLKDAEFILEDGKYVCGYEVEKMSKSKFNVVNPDDIIEKYGADVLRMYEMFLGPLEQFKPWNTHGIDGVSKFLRKVWRLFHDGNNEWNVSDDKASADELKTLHKAIKKVEEDINNLSLNTCVSTLMIAVNDLRSCNKREVLEQLVVILSPFAPHLSEELWEKLGHSGGISTASYPKFDESLLVENSHEYPVSINGKVRTKLSFPVDMDTAEIEKQVLADETVVKWTEGKQPKKVIIVPKRIINLVL; encoded by the coding sequence ATGGCAGACTATAATCACTCTGAGATAGAAAAAAAATGGCAACAATACTGGGCCGACAATGAAAGCTTCAAAGCTGAAGTGGACACCAGCAAGCCAAAGTTCTACGCATTGGATATGTTCCCCTACCCTTCGGGCGCAGGACTGCACGTGGGGCATCCGCTGGGCTACATTGCATCCGACATTATTTCGCGCTACAAGCGCACCAAAGGATTCAATGTATTGCATCCTATGGGATTCGATGCCTTTGGTCTACCGGCTGAGCAGTATGCGATCCAAACGGGTCAACACCCGGCTGTTACTACAGAAGAAAACATCGCTCGCTATAAGGAGCAATTGAAAAACATCGGTTTCTCCTTTGACTGGAGCAAAGAGCTACAAACCTGCAACCCAAACTACTACAAATGGACGCAATGGATTTTCATCCAGCTGTTCAACTCGTGGTATGACTACAAAGCAGACAAAGCCCGCTCGATCGACGAACTGATCGAACTGTTCGCAGCAGAAGGGAATGCCAACATCCAGGCTGCCTGCGATGAAGACACCACCCAATTCAGCGCGGCTGACTGGCAAGGATACTCTGAGAAAGAGCAACAGGAGATTCTACTCCAATACCGTCTGACCTATCTATCGGAAACCACTGTAAACTGGTGTCCGGAGCTGAAGACCGTACTGGCACAAGACGAAATCAAAGACGGCTACTCTGAGCGCGGGGGACATCCTGTCGTCAAAAAGAAAATGAAGCAATGGAGCATGCGCATCACGGCTTATGCTGAACGTTTGCTTCAGGGGCTGGAAAAACTGGAGTGGTCTGAGCCACTGAAAGAAATGCAGCGCAACTGGATCGGAAAATCCAAAGGCGCAGAGATGGACTATGCCATTGAGGGACACGATGAGAAGATCACCGTCTTCACCACCCGTATCGATACGGTATGTGCTGTGACCTTCCTGGTGCTGGCACCAGAGCTGGACCTGATCGAAAAAATCACCACAGACGAGCAACGTGCTGAGGTAGAAGAATATGTAAAAGTCGCTCGCAACAAGTCTGAAAGAGACAGAATGGCCAACGTGAAGCAAGTATCAGGTGCCTTCACCGGAGCTTATGCCATCAACCCATTCAATGGGGAGCGCACGCCGATCTGGATTGCCGACTATGTATTGGCAGGCTATGGTACAGGGGCTGTAATGGCCGTACCAGGCGGTGACCAAAGAGACTTTGATTTTGCTAAGCATTTCGATCTTCCTATCCTACCTGTCTATGACGGTATGGATGTAAGCGAAGAAGCAGATGCGACCAAAGAAGGAAAAATCATCAACGAAGGAATCCTTGAGGGGCTGACTTTTCAGGAAGCGACTGACAAGGCCATCGCCTTTTTGGAGGAGAAAGGTATCGGTAGTGGTAAGATCAACTATCGTATCCGTGATGCCATCTTCGCCAGACAAAGATACTGGGGAGAGCCCGTGCCGATTTATTTCAAAGACGGTATCCCTTACCCCGTGGCTGAATCGGATCTTCCGATTTTGCTACCAGAGATTGACAAATATCTACCTACAGAGGATGGAGATCCTCCACTAGGCAGAGCAGAAAACTTCACTTACACCCCAGAGGGTGAATCAGAAGCTTACCCACTAGAATTGAGCACCATGCCGGGCTGGGCTGGGTCGAGCTGGTATTGGTACCGCTATATGGATGCCAACAACGACGGGGCATTCGTAGCGGATGAGGTGCAGAAGTACTGGAAAGATGTGGATCTCTACATCGGAGGTACGGAGCACGCGACTGGTCACCTCCTCTACTCTAGATTCTGGAACAAGTTCCTTTTCGACAAGGGCTTGGTGCAGGAGGAAGAGCCATTCAAAAAACTGGTGAATCAAGGTATGATTCAGGGGCGTTCTAATTTCGTCTATAGAGTAAAAGGAACAAACCAATTCGTTTCACTCAACAAGAAAGACGAATACGAGACCACTGCTATGCATGTGGATGTAAGCCTGGTCAACAACGACGTATTGGACACTGAGGCATTCAAAGCCTGGAGACCTGACCTGAAGGATGCTGAATTCATCCTGGAGGATGGTAAATATGTATGTGGCTATGAAGTAGAGAAGATGTCCAAGTCTAAGTTCAACGTAGTGAACCCAGACGACATCATCGAAAAATACGGAGCGGATGTGCTGCGCATGTACGAGATGTTCCTTGGACCCTTGGAGCAATTCAAGCCATGGAACACCCATGGAATTGATGGGGTATCGAAGTTCCTGCGCAAGGTCTGGAGACTCTTCCACGATGGCAACAACGAATGGAATGTCTCTGACGACAAAGCCAGCGCAGACGAACTAAAAACGCTGCACAAGGCCATCAAGAAGGTAGAAGAAGACATCAACAACCTTTCACTCAACACCTGTGTGAGTACACTGATGATTGCAGTAAATGACTTGAGGAGCTGTAACAAGCGTGAGGTTCTGGAGCAACTGGTTGTGATTCTTTCTCCATTTGCGCCTCATTTGAGTGAAGAGCTTTGGGAGAAGCTGGGTCACAGCGGCGGAATCAGTACTGCGAGCTACCCGAAATTTGACGAGAGTCTATTGGTAGAAAACAGCCATGAGTATCCTGTATCGATCAACGGTAAGGTCAGAACCAAACTGAGCTTCCCTGTAGACATGGACACCGCTGAAATCGAAAAGCAAGTACTGGCCGATGAGACCGTAGTAAAATGGACTGAAGGCAAGCAGCCTAAAAAGGTGATCATCGTGCCTAAGCGAATCATCAATTTGGTATTGTAA
- a CDS encoding aminotransferase class III-fold pyridoxal phosphate-dependent enzyme: MAQEKKQNYFESITAPYKVSEGNMLAKLKAAMVGHIGAQEIDVRKSKGSYMFVPSENRSVLDMNQSLSAKALSYNHPVFDDPEYKELMALYSNNRLSYSTYHNEDFAKATEVIMNRFVKPGGFDHIFYISGGAKSVEVAVHIAIINKVEKNMQAGKGEIGNAMISLFGDFHGRGLGLRNLTTSVPEKNEYLPTFSTWKTLPPPLSEEEVPGALKKLEELIQEVGPDNLAGFIAEDMIQCGWGDRFIPASFYHGVRKLADQYDFYVIYDAVQTGMYASGMPFAHQALEAASPDIVAGCKKAYTGYVLVKEKIREVKGNAIDSTISINSTWGGHLPDIITWAYVLESIEQDDLVGNIKARGAQMLEGLKGIANKYDEVSNARGIGLMGLSLSAPSGEFLGKVKAQCYKNGLNIFPGTTPAPDGYAIRYRPVLDVTEDEIAKTIQITDQSIGEIL, translated from the coding sequence ATGGCACAAGAAAAGAAGCAAAATTATTTTGAGTCCATCACTGCACCCTACAAGGTCAGTGAAGGCAACATGTTGGCCAAACTGAAAGCGGCAATGGTGGGGCACATAGGTGCTCAGGAAATCGATGTGAGAAAGAGCAAAGGATCTTACATGTTTGTGCCTTCGGAAAACCGGAGTGTGTTGGATATGAATCAGTCACTTTCGGCCAAGGCCTTGAGTTACAATCATCCGGTATTTGACGATCCTGAATACAAGGAGCTGATGGCGCTATATTCAAATAACCGTCTGTCCTACAGTACTTATCACAACGAAGATTTTGCAAAGGCCACAGAGGTGATCATGAATCGATTCGTGAAGCCTGGAGGTTTCGACCATATCTTCTACATCTCAGGTGGAGCTAAGTCTGTGGAGGTGGCAGTTCACATCGCCATCATCAACAAGGTTGAAAAGAACATGCAGGCGGGAAAAGGAGAAATAGGCAATGCGATGATCAGCCTCTTCGGTGACTTTCACGGGAGAGGGTTAGGTTTAAGAAACCTGACTACCTCAGTGCCAGAGAAGAATGAGTATTTGCCTACCTTCAGTACCTGGAAAACGCTGCCTCCACCGCTAAGCGAAGAGGAAGTACCAGGCGCCTTGAAGAAGCTGGAAGAGTTGATTCAAGAAGTAGGGCCGGACAATCTGGCGGGCTTCATCGCTGAAGATATGATCCAGTGCGGATGGGGCGACCGATTCATTCCTGCGTCCTTTTATCATGGGGTTAGGAAGCTGGCCGATCAGTATGATTTTTATGTCATTTACGATGCGGTGCAGACAGGGATGTATGCGTCGGGAATGCCATTTGCTCATCAGGCACTAGAGGCAGCTTCTCCCGATATCGTAGCAGGTTGTAAAAAGGCCTACACGGGCTATGTGCTGGTCAAAGAAAAGATTCGAGAAGTGAAAGGCAATGCGATTGATTCCACCATTTCGATCAACTCCACCTGGGGTGGGCATTTGCCGGATATTATCACATGGGCCTATGTGTTGGAAAGCATCGAGCAAGATGATCTGGTGGGCAATATCAAAGCCAGAGGTGCTCAAATGCTCGAAGGCCTGAAGGGAATCGCCAACAAATACGATGAGGTATCCAATGCCCGTGGAATAGGCCTGATGGGGCTTTCGTTGAGTGCGCCTTCAGGAGAGTTTCTTGGCAAGGTAAAAGCCCAGTGCTACAAGAACGGCTTGAATATCTTCCCAGGGACGACTCCCGCACCGGATGGCTATGCGATTCGCTATCGTCCTGTCCTGGATGTGACGGAGGACGAAATCGCCAAGACCATCCAGATTACAGATCAATCAATTGGAGAAATTTTATAA
- a CDS encoding thioredoxin family protein, protein MKRLNVILLGLMVLGLTATSFKSVEEGQEEGLVKWYSFEEAVALNKKKPKKIFIDVYTDWCGWCKKMDKATFNHPKIAKYLNENYYPVKLNAEQKEDIEFDGHTFKWVEGGRSGIHELAYSLLQGKMSYPTVVFMDEQFRMLSPVPGYLEAPVFEKIITYYGDDNYKETPWAEYQENFKSSL, encoded by the coding sequence ATGAAGCGTTTGAATGTTATATTGTTGGGATTGATGGTGTTGGGCTTAACAGCTACTTCTTTTAAATCAGTAGAAGAAGGGCAGGAAGAAGGCCTGGTGAAGTGGTATAGCTTCGAAGAAGCAGTAGCCCTTAATAAGAAGAAACCTAAGAAGATATTCATAGATGTCTATACGGACTGGTGCGGTTGGTGCAAGAAGATGGATAAAGCCACCTTCAATCATCCTAAAATCGCTAAGTACCTGAATGAGAATTACTATCCTGTCAAACTGAATGCAGAGCAGAAGGAAGATATCGAATTCGATGGTCATACATTCAAATGGGTAGAAGGAGGTCGCAGCGGAATTCATGAATTGGCCTATTCACTTCTGCAAGGTAAAATGAGTTACCCTACTGTGGTTTTTATGGATGAGCAGTTTAGAATGTTGTCTCCAGTGCCTGGGTATCTGGAAGCACCTGTTTTCGAAAAGATCATAACCTACTACGGGGATGACAACTACAAAGAAACTCCATGGGCTGAATACCAGGAGAATTTTAAGTCTAGTTTGTAA
- a CDS encoding 3'-5' exonuclease, with the protein MQLKLKNPLAVFDLETTGTSITQDRIVEMSVVKMMPDGEQIVKTRKINPGVPIPIESSLIHGIYDKDVKDEPSFKSIAKDLSNFLDGCDLGGFNCMKFDIPLLVEEFLRADIEFDISNRKLVDAQKIFHMMEKRTLTAAYKFYCGKVLEGAHGAEADTLATAEVIKAQVERYNGEEVVDSLGKKIGVIENSVDSLHNLSASKMVDLAGRFVFNDDGVEVFNFGKHRHKPVEEVLKIETGYYDWMMKGDFPLDTKRKLTQIKLRGFNMK; encoded by the coding sequence ATGCAATTAAAACTCAAGAATCCCCTAGCTGTATTTGATTTAGAAACCACAGGAACGAGCATCACACAGGATAGAATCGTAGAGATGTCCGTGGTAAAAATGATGCCTGATGGGGAACAGATAGTCAAAACCAGAAAAATCAACCCGGGCGTACCGATTCCGATCGAGTCCAGTTTGATCCATGGCATCTATGACAAGGATGTAAAAGACGAGCCCAGCTTCAAGTCTATTGCAAAAGACCTGTCCAATTTCCTGGACGGTTGCGACCTGGGCGGTTTCAATTGCATGAAGTTTGACATTCCGCTGCTAGTCGAAGAGTTCTTAAGAGCTGATATAGAATTTGATATTTCTAACCGCAAACTGGTCGATGCGCAAAAGATCTTCCACATGATGGAAAAACGTACCCTGACTGCAGCCTACAAGTTCTACTGTGGAAAAGTACTCGAAGGAGCCCACGGTGCAGAAGCCGATACCCTGGCCACTGCTGAGGTGATCAAAGCACAAGTGGAGCGATACAATGGTGAAGAGGTCGTAGACTCACTGGGCAAAAAGATTGGCGTGATAGAAAACAGCGTAGACAGCCTTCACAATCTATCTGCCTCCAAAATGGTCGATTTGGCGGGTCGCTTCGTTTTCAACGATGATGGAGTAGAAGTATTCAACTTCGGCAAACACAGACACAAACCTGTGGAAGAGGTGCTCAAGATCGAAACAGGCTACTACGACTGGATGATGAAGGGTGACTTTCCTCTGGATACCAAAAGAAAACTGACGCAGATTAAACTCAGAGGATTCAATATGAAATAA
- a CDS encoding M20/M25/M40 family metallo-hydrolase has protein sequence MVKNDPYVSNLFRHANTIFELGFNPKGECSALAYTRLLYDRCEYFRKEMEALGMQTRYDVLGNLYGLLPGASEKKILVLSHLDSVFDAGRYDGVLGVILPLEYVRWLQDEGIQPRYSMEILVCMGEESPGVTATFGSKAITGHYSWQQLQDMTLAYDSSMSLPKAIQQFFGDASVELTREKLQALQLNPEEYVKALEVHIEQYLQLQNRAKASDGQPHIGVMRGVGGHIRFTIEAEEPSFVEEQLMGYELIIHGETGHSGATPMGEIRKDALVASAQLIMKLVEQPFPVKFGYWEVLDPSTTSIPDRVKLNLWVHPEHKSKLIALCGGCEHTDIMIQTTPSDLMTYMAQIVLAVDRSANDALDTDEVRATITKLELKGHEASCFCDVRGATLEGMKGVENATQIPTPNSIHDHREELSRKAPILFASTQMEEEVLNAAFEGRVMSGQISVPGQDIGVIASCGIDAALFFIESGTGHHPDEYVREEAMEQAFEATKIILNHWDKTLNS, from the coding sequence ATGGTGAAAAATGATCCATATGTGTCGAATCTGTTTCGACATGCCAATACCATCTTCGAGCTGGGCTTCAATCCGAAAGGGGAATGCTCAGCTTTGGCGTATACACGCCTGCTTTATGATCGCTGCGAGTATTTTCGCAAGGAAATGGAGGCACTGGGTATGCAGACGCGATACGATGTATTGGGAAATCTGTATGGACTCTTACCGGGAGCAAGTGAGAAAAAAATACTGGTACTTTCGCATCTCGATTCGGTATTTGATGCGGGGCGCTACGATGGTGTGCTGGGGGTGATCTTGCCTCTGGAATATGTGCGATGGCTACAGGATGAGGGCATCCAACCCAGGTATTCCATGGAGATACTGGTGTGCATGGGAGAAGAGAGCCCGGGAGTTACAGCCACATTTGGATCCAAGGCCATCACGGGGCACTATAGTTGGCAACAGCTGCAGGACATGACGCTGGCCTATGATTCGAGTATGTCTTTACCCAAAGCGATTCAGCAGTTCTTTGGCGATGCAAGTGTGGAGTTGACCCGAGAGAAACTACAGGCGCTTCAACTGAATCCTGAAGAATATGTAAAGGCACTGGAAGTCCATATCGAGCAATATCTGCAGTTGCAAAATCGGGCGAAAGCATCAGATGGCCAACCTCACATAGGCGTGATGCGGGGCGTAGGTGGTCATATCCGTTTTACGATAGAGGCAGAGGAGCCCAGCTTCGTAGAGGAGCAATTGATGGGCTATGAACTCATCATTCATGGTGAAACGGGACATTCGGGTGCAACGCCAATGGGTGAGATTAGAAAGGATGCACTGGTGGCTTCTGCTCAATTGATCATGAAGCTAGTCGAGCAGCCCTTTCCTGTTAAGTTTGGCTATTGGGAGGTTTTGGATCCCTCTACGACCAGTATTCCTGATCGGGTCAAATTAAACCTTTGGGTCCATCCCGAACATAAGTCCAAACTCATCGCGCTGTGCGGGGGGTGTGAGCATACAGATATCATGATCCAAACCACTCCGAGCGACCTGATGACCTACATGGCGCAGATCGTGTTGGCAGTCGATCGATCGGCCAACGACGCATTAGATACAGATGAGGTTCGAGCTACTATAACTAAACTGGAATTGAAAGGGCACGAGGCTTCTTGCTTTTGCGATGTACGGGGCGCCACGCTAGAAGGGATGAAAGGAGTGGAGAATGCCACACAGATCCCAACTCCTAATTCCATCCACGACCATAGAGAGGAGCTTTCCAGAAAGGCGCCTATATTGTTTGCCTCCACTCAGATGGAAGAAGAAGTGCTGAATGCGGCATTTGAGGGTCGAGTCATGTCAGGACAGATCTCTGTGCCGGGCCAGGATATCGGAGTGATCGCCTCCTGTGGCATAGATGCGGCGCTGTTTTTTATCGAGAGTGGAACGGGACATCATCCAGACGAATATGTGCGAGAGGAGGCCATGGAACAGGCCTTTGAAGCCACTAAAATAATTTTAAATCATTGGGACAAAACGCTTAATTCATGA
- a CDS encoding peroxiredoxin-like family protein, with protein MSESLTLSINQKAPYFKLQDVYDREIDLQSYRGKKVLVGFFRHAGCPFCNVRVHRLQRKMEELKSLGLEMIFFFESEKEVLLSKEFHQKISPIPLIADPDKTWYDAYGVESSARKSTISHVTQFFQTVVRAKINGLPVHMMKGKESINTIPAEFLIDEKGEVKHVHYAKDLNDRIHLDVIFQFARTGKVGV; from the coding sequence ATGTCAGAAAGCCTTACGCTAAGTATCAACCAAAAAGCCCCATATTTCAAACTTCAGGATGTATATGATCGCGAAATCGATCTGCAATCTTATCGGGGCAAAAAAGTATTGGTAGGATTTTTCCGTCATGCAGGTTGTCCCTTTTGCAATGTGCGGGTACACCGCCTGCAGCGCAAGATGGAAGAATTGAAAAGTCTGGGACTGGAGATGATATTCTTCTTCGAATCGGAAAAGGAAGTATTACTTTCCAAGGAGTTTCATCAGAAGATCTCCCCCATCCCCTTGATCGCAGACCCAGACAAAACCTGGTACGATGCCTATGGAGTAGAATCCTCCGCACGAAAATCAACCATTAGCCATGTGACCCAGTTTTTTCAGACTGTCGTCAGAGCCAAAATCAACGGGCTACCGGTACACATGATGAAGGGCAAGGAATCCATCAATACCATACCTGCCGAGTTCCTCATAGACGAAAAAGGAGAAGTCAAGCATGTACACTATGCCAAGGACCTCAATGACCGCATTCACCTGGATGTTATCTTCCAATTCGCCAGGACGGGTAAAGTAGGCGTTTGA
- a CDS encoding START-like domain-containing protein, which yields MSKYKYIGEFEIKASKKMLYPYMSSASGLAQWFADDVNINEDKVYTFIWDGEESRARMVSHRTNSQVRFEFISDDEEPNYLEFKIDMNELTQEVFIRVTDFSEMDDEEELEELWESFMHNLRELVGG from the coding sequence ATGAGCAAATACAAGTATATAGGAGAGTTCGAAATCAAGGCATCTAAAAAAATGTTATATCCCTATATGTCAAGCGCTAGCGGGCTGGCACAGTGGTTTGCAGATGATGTCAATATCAATGAAGACAAAGTCTATACTTTTATTTGGGATGGAGAAGAAAGCCGTGCTCGCATGGTCTCTCATCGCACCAATAGTCAGGTTCGTTTCGAATTTATCTCAGATGATGAGGAACCAAACTACCTGGAGTTCAAAATTGATATGAATGAATTGACACAGGAGGTTTTTATCCGTGTCACTGACTTTTCGGAAATGGATGATGAAGAGGAGCTCGAAGAATTATGGGAGAGCTTCATGCATAACTTGCGTGAGCTGGTAGGAGGGTAA